From Aegilops tauschii subsp. strangulata cultivar AL8/78 chromosome 5, Aet v6.0, whole genome shotgun sequence:
GTATATATAAACATAATGATCATGTTCTACTGGAAAAAAATAGTTGAGGCTTATGAATATATGGTACTCCTCATTACAATTAACGTCACTAAATTTTTAGATCCATCAAATCATGGGTGAGTGCAAAAGTAAATGAATCTGAGATGAGTGGAATAAGGAAGGATAAAATGAATGAACAAATGAATCATGCTCATGTCGTTCATCCGTTCTTCTCCATCTAGAAATGGAACCCAATACGATGTTGTTGTACATTGCATCGCTCCATGAGAAAGACGGGAACCTATCAGGAACCCATTTGCCCATTTCTTCCATCGCCGACCTCAACATCGCCCCATAACATCTCTCCACCTGCTCTGTCATGAAGCCATGTCCACCATGTTACACTTCATCTTACGTTACTCATCACATAACATAAGTACTATGTTCAACCATGCATATCAGTAAAATATAGGCACTATCTGCACAACAAAAATGTGTTTTGCCGAGCAACTTGTATGCCTGCCTTCTCTAAACCAATTAACCAATCTACCACATGCTAACCAAACACTTTGGTGCATACACAAATTATAGTAATTCTCTTCTCAAAAGGAGAATTGCGGAGATAAAGCGATATATAATTCAGTTAGCTCAAATGTACATGTGAAAGATGATGGTGCAAAACAAAAGCATGGCTCAAACATGTTGGTGCTTCTACTAACTTTGATATGGCTCCAGTCCACTGAGCTGCCTTTGTAGGAGAGGAAGACTTTCCTGGACAACAGTTTCTCCACTGGTAGCACTTGTTTTGAGGGAATTTGATAATTATTTGGACTAACATACATATAAACTGGAAAGTTATTCAGCTAGAAAACCCAGAAATGACATTACCTTTTAATTAAGCTAAACAGCTGAGTTATGCTTCTTGCTGTTTTTAGTCATGCAGTTTACATTTACATGTGTTTGCGTTGTACTGCAAGTATTATCTGTCGCCACAGCTGACCTTTCTATTCTATGTGTCGTACTACAACATGAGAAATAAgaacatataagatgactggaaACCAAAGACTAACTAAAGCTTGCATTCACTTAGGATTATTTGAGCTCGGTTTCAGACACGACAATAGTCATGTATTTATCAagttcaaataaaattgcaaggAAAAATATGACTATTGTAGTGTCTCGTTGCCACGCTGCGTGACTCTAGCATCATCTCAATCAACCACACCATCTCATTAGATGCACACCTAATACCATATGTTTCATAAGTTTATCAGCATGCAATCCCGCAAAAGAGGCAAAATAGTATGTGGCATCCTATCTAGTTCAGTTAAAATTTTGGATAAAAGGAAACAAATAGAAAGAAAAAACAAGTGCTACCATCATGCAGTTACAAGAACATACTGTAAGTCCCTCAAAAAAAAGAACATACTGTAAGTATGCGAAACATAGTGAAGTAAAGAAAATGAAAATAACCTTTTTTCTCTTAGATTTAGAGACCCGCAGTGAAGGTATAAAACACCAAAAATACATGGTATACAAAAAGATAAGAATCCCTCCATCGTCACCATTGTAATACTCTATAAATAAATCATTAAAGGAAATGCCATTATAAGCCTAAAATGATTCGGATATGCTCATATATACAATCAAATTATCATGGTAACTAATATAAATTCATTGAGATTTATATGAGCCCTTGCATCTACGTCTTAACTAAGACATTGCTAGAAAAATACAGGGAATGTTAAGTATCCCAGAACTTCATGATCACATTGCTTGCGACCGTGTTTGGAGTAGAAGGTTGCAGCACTGGCACGACAACATGTTGCTGGACATGGGCATGGCAGCCGCAGCAATCCATGCCAAGATGGCcgtactcatcatcatcatcagcttcCTTCTTGATGTCCTGATGTTGAGGCTCCCTGTTACCTCCGTTTACCAGCCCACGTCCAGGTATCACGATGAGTCTATGCTGGAGTGTTGTCGGAATGCTAATAAAAGAAGCAAATATATATCCGTTTGCCCTAATATATATCCGGAAGATGATAATAAGAAAGGAACCCTAGTGAACGAAATTTGGAAAACATGATAGCAAAAGAGTTGCAACTAAACTTGTTTCCAGGCCAAAACATTAAGGAATATATGACTATCAGGGCACTGTTTGGAGGGTTACCTTGGTTGGACAAAAACATATATGATGTCATTTGCCCGCCGGTCAACACCAGGTAATGCTCCTGTTGGCCTCCTAGCACGTTGCTGGTCTGTTAATATGTTCTCCTTGATTCATTTGTGTAGCACCGAGCTGTCCATTGGCCTCGTCATGCATCACCGGCCAACCAGAGCGGAGTTGGCCGTAGTTTCCCTTTGATGGAAGGCGTCCTATTTGCTACAAACTTCCATCTTGGCAGCTGCTCCCGGGGTGCATTAGCCCTCATTAATTAATGGAATTAATCGGCTAGAGAAAATAAAATGTATTCTCAGCGGGAGCCGGCTCCTCTGACGTTGCTCAAGGCGCAGTAGTTTTGCCGTAGGAGCTCATATCCACCGCTCCTTCGATGCCCTATGCATCTAGAAAAGCTGATAATCTAACCACACTCCACCGTAATTACCAACAACATAAACTACACACGCCAAATCTCTCGCGTAGTCTGGCCTTCTCACGGCAAACCTAGCCGAGTTGCCACCATCGAGCTGTCGTCCACACAAACGGATCTGCCAGTTTCCCCATCCATTACTCTCTTGCTGCTTCGGAGGCTCCTGCTGGTTCAGGCATAATCTGGATCAAAGAAACACACCACAAGGCACAATCTGAATGCGGAAAGAATAGTAGATTACGTGCATATTAACGAAAGAAATACAAGTGGTAGTGCAATCTTGTTAGTCAATCATGCATACAAGTACAGAGTACTGATAATGCCGCTTTAAATCCCGGAAGGCACAAGCTCAGAAGCCACATGAAACTATTGTATTCAGAGAAGAACAACTACTATATGGATTTTGCCACTTCATCTAAATCATGAGCATTTGATTAGACAATGATCTGTCAAAATATTCATGCAGCACTGCGTGTACGTGGAGATGTCACGCCCGAGGGGACTTATATGCAGCAGTGCGCCACCGGTAAGGGGTAGGAAGTGGTGGCGCCAGCTTCGAGTGGTTGTGTTAAGTTAATGTGTGTGGGGGCCTTCAGCCATGGTCTGTTGGTTTGGCATACAAAACCACGAGACCTGTAACTCAATGAGCAAGAAAGAAATGAATAGAGAGTTCTAAATTCTCCTCTCTCACATCTCTTCCTATTCTTTCTCTCGGCTCCAAGTCAGGCAGCACTGCCGCAGCTCGACAGTGATCATATCAGCAGCAGCCGGCGACGTTGCAACGCCAGCAACTCGACGGCGACACAACAACAACAGTTCGACAGTGACGGTGGCGGTGGCCCGATGACGTGTCGTCGGCAGCTGAGCATTTAGACAAACAACTGAACATGCAGAACAGAGAATGAACAATAAATTACAACTAAATGGAGCATACCCAGGTGCCTAGATCGAGAATTTAAGTCTAGCCGACTCCCAGACACAAAAGATGGTCTATATCTCGAAGAGGAGAATACCCGTGGTGGCTGGACTGCCAACACCTGCAGCCGAGAGAAAGAGGCCCCAGAAGATGGAAGCAACCACACGGAAGAAACATGTCTAGACTCTAGACCCGGGAGAGACACCCCATCGGCTGGAACAAATTAAGAGAGGGGGGAGGAATAAATCAAAATGCAAAAATGCGAGGTAAAGTAAAAGGCAAGAGGTAAACCTGAAGAACCCAACACAGGACATTTCATTCATGAATCTCTCGATGGCGCCGCCACAATTCAGTAGAATTCTGTTGTCCCCCTAAACAAATTCACAAACAATTATTGCAAAGAGGAAACAACAATTAAAAATGGCTTGCGAGAACAGCGAAGTCAAGGAAAATTACTCTTGAACAACAGTAAAGTCCAGCACCAAATTATCAACAACGGGGACATGCATGTGAGAAGGATGCATACTTGTCGTACGTGTCGTACGTGCAGCAGATCATGAGACAAATCCGAAGCACGAAGATTCAGACAGCTAGCTGACAACAAACCCTGACGCCCCCCACTCGTGCGCACATTAGAACTGGAAGAAATTGTCCTTTGCAAAATAGATGGGCAGCCAGCATCTCCGTACATATGAATATCCACCAAGCAAGAAGAGCCCAAAGACGAAATATCTAGCACAGCAGCCAATGCACCAGCAAAGAGAGGGGCCGCAGCAACTGTAGGCAAGACAACAGAATTAGGAAGACCGACAATGGACATGTGAAACAGAAGCACCACACGAGGAAGATACAGGACAGAGACCCCCAGCAGAGCACCAGCTGAAACACCACTCAGACCAGGAGGCGGCGTGCCCAAAACATACTTCTTCTCTGGAATCTCTCGAAAAGGGCGCTTCCCCTCACAAATATCCCGATGACAGCGGCGCGCCTCAGCAGGATCAACAACTTCATCTGCAAAAGCACCATCTTAAACACAAGAAGAACACAACATGGCAAGATGATCCATACTCCATGGTCCATGCCAATCATGCATCCTGATTACAGAACATTATTTTGAGATGTGAGTAATGAAACATAGATGTACTTGATCCTTGCAAAAGAAAAATATTCGAGCAGCTATTCAAGAAAATATTTGTATAAATTTGAATGTCTTaagccaagagctttgacaactATTATTTGATTCACGGTGATAGGAAAAGCACACGAATAGCTAGGTTCCAAAAAGAATAGAAGGCAACATGCCTTGTTGTTGCTGTCGCCGGAGAGTAGTAGCTGCTTGGTACTGCCTCTTGTGTATCCGGGCCTTGATCTGGTAGGTCACATGATTATAGTACCAAGCATCAGCATACTGATTTATGAAGCATAAAACTGAAAATAAATAACTCAAACTAAATCAAAGCCACGAATCAAGATCTCTCTTCTAGTAACActaaatcatatttcatttttatGAGCCCGGAAAGTTTTTATAAACTGTACACCACATACTTTTCAACCAGATTTTCCCTTTTACTATTGTCTATGACAAATGAAAATCAATAACACATGATGCATCGCTTCAAAAATGTGAGCTCCAATAATCATATAATCACATAGAATTATCACTCATAAGAAAATTAAGTGCATCATGCTATTACAATAAAATAGGAGATGCACTTGTATAGTTCCAAGAACAAAACTTGGATTGTTTAATATATTCTATCAGAAGAAATACCGTACTACCATTTATAAAAAACTTGGGCTAATTAAAAGGGATCACATTTACTTAAATATTGCAATAAACTAAAACTAATGCAGAAAATAGAAAGTATGATGGTGTATCATGTCATTTGCGGAAACATCTCAATAGTGGCTTGCCCAAACAGTGCCCCCATTTCTTGAATTGATAATCCACAAATTCTACTTGCAGACAAATCAGTAAAACTCAAAATATGTGTTAAAATTGATGGTGTTGTTGCGTTCTCATGAGCAGCAATGTTAGCATATAAAAATGTAGACTCGTCTCAGGAAAAAAGGATCTAATAATGTATCTTCTGGAAGAACAGAGCAGGGAATTTGGAGGTTCAGAGTACTAACGTGTATGTTATCAATCGGGAGGCTTCAGCTACTGAATCTCTCCACAAATTTGCCTCAGATCATAGTTCAATCACTACTTCAAATTCAGTAAGCCACATGGAAGATCGAGGACTAACCTGCGATACAGATTCCTATGAGAAAGAAGGCGTGTAGATGGAGCAGCACACAACATCGGATCCTTGTCATCGCCCAACAGAAGGAGGAGGATGCGGAGGCTCTGGATCCCGTCGTCGAGGTAGGTGGCGGAGCCGACGGCGGCAACGAGGAACACCGGACCTGGGGCCGCCGAGCGCTGGCTCCCGTGGGCCCATACCTAGCGCGACGTGACTATAAGCCGATGTGGTGCTATGGAGGGAGCTGGCCATGACGCAACGAGGGATGGGGGAGACACCATAGCTCCGATTCTCCATAGCGCAAACAAGCATCATGAACTGCCATTCACCGGCAAGGAGTCACAAAAACTCAGCGAGGAAGGGGTTTGCGTGTTATGTCACCTTAGTGAGGCTGCTGCTGCAGACGAGAAAAATACGCACCCATGCTGTTCCTCCTCCAGCGCGGGTCCTCGCCCTCCTCCGCCGCGGTGGAGACCATCGTTCCCCTTGTCTCTCGTTCGCCGCGTCGCCAGCGGAGGAGGCGCCGGCGGTGGCGGTGTGGGATCTGGGATCTCGAGGGGATGGAGAGACGATGGCGGCGCAGCGATCTTGAGGGCATCgagagacgacggcggcggcgtttAATCGAGGAGATCGGGAGCCAACGGCGGCGCCGCTTACTCGAGGGGATCCAGAGGATGGTGGCGGCGACGGGAGGGGATcgagaggacggcggcggcgacaggaGGGGATCAAGAGGAACGGCGTTCCTCCTGCGGGGTGGTTTTTTTGGGGGTGCGTgcgtggggtggggtggggtggggaggTGACGAAAAAAACCAGTCAAAAAAAACCAGACGAAAATGGAGGGACTATTCAACCAActcgtccattaggagtagagataacGCACGAATACAGCGGCCACAGGTGCATTTTACATTTTTTTTTATTATGCGCACCCTTACCCTACACCAGATTCTCCCGGTACCCTAGCACAGTGTAAGAGACGAAAGGTCTTGGTCCGGTCGGGTCCGAGTCCGCTTCCCCGAGTCATCTTCTGCCACCCGCCTCCCCGTGAGCTATTGGCCTTTCCTTACTCTCGCCGCCAGCCCGCCGGTGCGCCCTCAACGGCCCGCGGCTTGCCGGAATCCGTCCCGTGTCGATCGTCAAGTCCGAGCACCGCGGGGATGGGGAAGAAGGAGGCCCGGGAGGCAGCCTCGAGACCCTCGACGATTGGATTCACTCGGCCGCCTCCCGCTCCAGTTCAAAACGGGGTACGTAAGGTTATTTCCGATCCTTGATTCGTATTGATGTTGAAGGAAGTCGATGGGACCTGCGGATTTTCATCTTCCGCTCGTCCTTTTGTTGATTTCGCATACTGCATTGAGTCCACATGGTATATCTAAGCGGCAGAGAGCATTTGGGATCAACGCCATTTCTCGATTAATTCCTTTCCTCTTGTTTAAATACACCTAGTACGGTTACATTAAATAATATTGGTCTTGCTGGGCCTACTACCCATGGCTACTAGTACTTATTTAATGCTTAGTGCATGCATGAATGTCGTGTAATTGACATCTAATGAATACATCCTGTCAGATTAGCTATTTTGAGGGTGGGTAAATAAGATATTTAGTAAAAACCAAGGAAAACTTTGCATTTTTTAGCACAACATGTGAAAATCCACAACCTTTCGGTAACATTCTCGAATGGGAAACTATTAAAATCTCTAGATCTTGATTTTTCTTCTTCGAGAGAACGCCAATGGCATAGCATATTTTATACTGTAGAAGACCTTTTTAAAGTGTATCAGCTGACCCGGCTTACGAATTTATACCCCCTATAGGAAGGGGTAGGATAGAGCAT
This genomic window contains:
- the LOC123494036 gene encoding uncharacterized protein, encoding MVSTAAEEGEDPRWRRNSMVLCFINQYADAWYYNHVTYQIKARIHKRQYQAATTLRRQQQQDEVVDPAEARRCHRDICEGKRPFREIPEKKYVLGTPPPGLSGVSAGALLGVSVLYLPRVVLLFHMSIVGLPNSVVLPTVAAAPLFAGALAAVLDISSLGSSCLVDIHMYGDAGCPSILQRTISSSSNVRTSGGRQGLLSASCLNLRASDLSHDLLHVRHVRQGDNRILLNCGGAIERFMNEMSCVGFFRLCLNQQEPPKQQESNGWGNWQIRLCGRQLDGGNSARFAVRRPDYARDLACVVYVVGNYGGVWLDYQLF